One Globicephala melas chromosome 9, mGloMel1.2, whole genome shotgun sequence genomic window, GACAGCACCTCCAAGTTACTGTCTGACCCGGGCAGCTCCCTGGCATCTCCAGGCAAAGGTGATGCCCACCCTCCACCCTACCCGTCGGTCCGCTCACCTCCTCAGGGGTGGAGAAGAGCGAGCAGCTGGCCCCCTGGCTTTCCACTCCGCTGTCCTTCACGCTGCCCTCGGCACAGGCCGGCTCCTGACAGGCCCCCGCGAAGCCCAGGAGGCCGCTGTGCTTCTGCGCCCAGGCGTGCTGGAGGCTGGCCTTCCTCTCCTCGGAGAGGGTCTGCCACAGATGGGAGATGGCCGCAGACATGATGGGGAGGGTCACCTCCTGCGAGGAGACGATCCCGTTCTCGGTCAGAAGGTCCATCGTCTGCTTGTAAAAGTTGAGGTACCTGCAACAGAAAGGTCAGCAACTCCCGGACCTGAAGCCGGTGGCCCGGGGTCCCGCCCAAGCCGGCTCCTCGGGATCCCGTGGTGGCGGGGAGAGGGGAAGCGAGCACAGCACACAGGCCTTGCCCGCGCTGTGCTTCACCAGGGACTCAGCCTCACTGGCCGCGGCCTGCCCTGCCACTTGCAGAGTAGAAGCTATCTGGGGGGCCATGGGCGACTTAGCTTTGTGCTTTGGGGGGTCCCTCCCCAAGTCCTCCCAGCGCCCCGTGTGAAGCTCTCTGTCGGACAAAAGAGAGGACGGGAGGCAGGGCAGGCTCAACTCTCCCCCCAGGGGAAAACTGCTTCAAGTTTAGAGCCCAGACGTGTGCAGATATGATATGACCTCGCTTTAATTTGGAAGCTGTGGAGCGAGCCTCCTTCTACTGGGCCCGCCCCTCCCACATGGATGCGGAGGGCCTCAGGTTTGTGGAGGAGCGGTGAGGGACAGGGGAATCTGAGCCATCCATCCACTGCCTTTCTTACTCCAAGATTAATTAGTAAGGCTGCTGAAGCAGACCTGTGGTGTGTGTGCAGCAGTGGGGGTGGCTTTAGCTCTCATATCCCACCCACAGGCCCCCCAAAGTCACCCCAAATAAAGTCAGTCTAAGGAAACACAGTTCACGTGCTATGCAGATGTGGCTTCAGGACTATTTCTCTGGCTCCTCTAACAACCTCATCCCTGAGCCCCCGCCACGTGGAAATCCTGGAGCTTCCATGACTCGGGGCCTGCAGGACGCCCCAGGTGGAGcacctgtccccctccccacaggGGCCCAGCTCTTCATACCGTTCAAATTCCAAGAGGTCTGGCAGCAAGGTGACCGAGGAGTTGAAGAGCTCCGCGtttttctcctctgccttctcctcctctgcctcgTCGTCCTCCTCTTCCTCGTCAtcgtcctcctcctcttcttcctcctcaaccTCCTTCCCGACTGCCTCGATTGGGCGCCAGCTGTCGGAACCTTTCTGATGAACTGTATTTAATACCAGACTGGGGAGGAAATGGAAACAAGGTAATCCCTCATGAACATCAAGACTGAAATTCTTGACACAATTTTAGCATatacagactaaagaaaaaaaacctatatGATCATCTCGACAGGTGCAGAAAAGCGTTGGCAAAATTCAACGTCCATTCATGAtgaaactaggaatagaagggaatttcctcagcctaataaaaggcatctacaaaaaacctacagctaacatcatatttaacagTAAAAGACTGTTTCtctgctaagatcaggaataagacaaggatgtcctctcttaccacttctattcaaaattGTGCTGGAGATTAGAGCCTGTCCAATAAGGtgaaccaaagaaataaaaggtgtacagattggaaagaagaaataaaactgtctttatttgcagacaATGTGATTATCTATGTAGAAGATCCCAAAGAATCTACAACTATGTGACCAGAACTAAGGaagcaaggttgcagaatataAGGTCAGTATACAAAAACCAATAGTATTTCTATAGACTAGCAATGAATAATTggtaattgaaattttaaaaagtaccatttacaatagcacaaAAACCCATGGTTAAATACTTCGGTTTAAACTAAAAGCTCCatctagaaaagaaaacaatgaataagTTGGGCTTCATAAGGTTTTTAATTCTGCTCTTCAGAAGACAGTTTTGAGACTGAAACAACATGACATAATTTGGAAAACCAGGACTTGTACCCAGAATCTCTTTATACTGATAGGAATAATCCCCAAGGTATCAGATTGAGTTAAAAAGCAAGTGtgccagaagaaaacataggagaagtCTCaacccctctttctctctctctaatctCAGAGTGGAGGAAGCCTTTCTATTCACCCAACATCAGGTGCCATTACAGATGGACAGAGTAGACTTCATTTTTGcatggacaaaagaaaaaacagaaacattgaaagcaaaatggaaaacaacCAACCAAGGTACAATTGTTTGGAATCCATATACTAGAAAGAGGGCTAATTTCTTATGATACATAAAGCCCTTCTACcactaaataagaaaaagaccacCAACCCaataggaaaatgggcaaagaataggTTAAAAGAAGCTCCCAGGagaggaaatacaaatgatcctgaacaaaggcacttaaGTTCACGcacaatttaattaattaattaaaatataataattataaaatgtaataatctATTCCTCTGCTGGTACCACAGTTTTAATTATTGTAGGCTTATAATAATTCTAGTGAAAAAATCCTCCCTAATTAATATGATTCTGAAAGAAATTTAGTCATCCTCATGTGGATAAGTGATACAAGTATTAATAAGATTTTAGTATGTGATAGTGGTCGTATGTTAAATCAGGAAGGAGAGGATGGCTTATGTAATAAATGTGGTGGGATCAGTAGCTAACATCTGCCTCACTGAGATCATCTCCCAGGCTGATTTCCAGGTGGGGCTAGTCTGATTTGTAAAACGTGGCCACAAACACCCTGCCACGTacactcaacacacacacacacacacacacacacacacacacacacacacacacacacacagacacacacctcactcttGCTTCCACCCCCCGACGACCAAAGCAGTGCAGAGTGTGATTATAGGTGATCGTGTCCTTCTAATACTTTTCTGTATTCTCATGTTGTCTACAATGTGGATTTAATTTAATAATCTATCATTTCCCCCTGATTATTTCCCTTAGGATATAATAATACAcacttattgttttaaaaaatgggaaaatacagaaaagcacggagaagaaaataaaattcatcagTAGTAACCCCACcgaaaaaagaggaaacaacatCACTTCACCTCGGCAGGCTCTCAGGAGGTTCTGACAGTAAGTAGTTCGCAGTCCCCTTTTCAGAGTGAGTAAAATTGTTTATACACGTACTCCTGTGCCTCCTGAGAGGCCAGCCTGAATGTACACTGTGCTGGGCACGCCCTGGGGCCACCAGAGGTGATGAGGGCCCAGCCGTTGTCCCTAAAGTCCAGGCCGCTCTCGAAGCAGCTGTGCAGGATGGTGGTACAGGGCCTGGGTCATCCTTTGAGAGCACAGCAAAGACTAAGTCTACAAAGTACACATCAAAAAGTGCGAGAGTTAAATGTTCAAAATGAGATCATAAAAGTACGAGAAAGACATTGTTCGAATCAGCCTCTCTTGTCTGACTGTGACATTATAAAGGAGGTTCCCCTTTCAGCATCTGTGACACCTGAGTGTactacttttcctttcctctctgaaGTTCAGTTTGGTTTTTCTTAGGGTCCTACGAAGCTTGGAAAGTAGGCAGAGATTtggattttcattattttcatatatatcctCAATAAAGCCATTAGGTGAGTTTCTTTAAAAGCTATAACACGATATGAACACTATGATCTCATTTCTCTACAAAATAATgtgcaaaatgaaaaagactaGGATATTCTTTAAGATTAACATTGATTTTCTTTTAGTGGTGagataatatgtattttaattttcttttttgggcaTTTCTGTCTTTTTGACATTTTCTGTTAATAAGTAGGATTTTCATAATCGGGAAAAAATCCAATGCGTGTGATtcgaataaaacagaaaagaaatctcTCCAGCACAAGGCTGTTCTAAACAGGTAAGCAGCACCTCTTCCTCGGTTCTGTGTTCTGGAGGGGAAAGGTGGGCTGTGGAGCTGTAGCAGCACTGTGGCAGTAGAACAGCAGATTCTAGGTCTCCTGATGCTTGGGTGTCTTACCTGGGATTTCTAGAGTGCATGCTGGCATATTCTTCCTTGACCTCCTCTAAGCTGTTTACATTCCCATCCTCCAGGTTGAAGGATTCTATGAGGGAAGTTGAAGTCAAGGGTCACACATGATAGTTGGGACTTTGTCCAGTCTCTCCTGCCTTTCCGGCCTGGGTGGACCATGGGTGGTCGCTGAGCCCACCCAGGTTCAGTGTTAGGGCGTCAAGAGCCCAGTTTCACGTCTCCTTTTAGGTGTGCGGGGAGAGCACTAGAACAGGGGAAGAGTTTCTTGAACTGGACTTTctcagtcaagacatggaaagtATCCCTTTCAGAATTCGGCTTTCACTAGCTTATGAAACCCAAATTCCCAGCCAGCCATGTCTCCCAGCCTGAGTGCAAGGAAGGGAGACAGCTTCTGCCCCTTGCTTTTGAGTTGGACAGGCCCCAGTCCACTTCTCTGGCCTCTCTGACCTGAGGAGGTCAGGCACCCTTCAACAGCACCTAGGAAGGAGCTCATCATGCTCACACAGCCCGCTGACGTCTGTCTGTCCTGCCAGACGctaagctccctgaggacaggcacATGGATCTCACCATACCCCTGGCCCAggtgcagtgcctgacacacagtaggctcTCAGTAAATATATGTTCACTTGGCTTAACCCAATCTCCTTGTTTTCAATAGAAAAACAAGCCAGCCCTTCCCTGGGAGGTAGAGGAGTGGCAGGTAGGGATCTCTTACCTTTCAGCTTCAGCAGAGTATCCAAGGTTTGTTCCAGCTCCTGAATACGATTCTTCGCCTTATTCAAAACCTGCCACTGAGGACAGAGACAGACAGTGCGGAAAAGCCAGGCTCCCACCACAGAGAAGGTTTTGCGGACACAGGAGCCCCTTTCCTGGCCTGAGGCCACCCTCCCTCGGGGGCAAAGCCCCAGTCCTTGACGCTGTCGACAGAAAAGGTAGGAAGTTTGTTCTGATCCACAGAAGGCATGACATTTACTTTGTATTCTGGAAATGGTTCTCACAGAAATATCAAAGTATTTGGAAACAATTAAGCTGAGCTCAGCAGACAACTAGGgttgcacactactatatacgcTACGTGAAGTCGGCGTGGACGGTGACGGCACAGGTGGCCTGATGGTTAGAGCTCCAGGCAGCACGAAGGCCAATTAACTTCTGCTCGCTTGTCCCAGTGTGCGAGCGGCAGGTTAACATTAAACGTGCTAATATTGTTTGTTTGCTAAATGTGTACACTCTAGTTGATCTAAACATTGATCAAGTGCTCTGTCAACTTGAACTGTGAATTCCCTATTCTGCAAGAGCGGAACCACAAGcatttctgcctccctccctccctccctccctcccttctttccttttgtacTGTATGTAATATTACTACAGTCAAAATGGTAACCGCAAGATTATTCAAAAATGAGAAATGCTAAATGTTGTTTATTATGCAGACACCCGATGCCTGTCAGGAGTCCCACACCTTCATCCGGAATGTATGAGGGCAAAGCTGTGTGCTTAGCCCGGAGACACAGAGTAAACAAGACAGCCCTGCTTTCAGGCCGCTGACATTCTAACAGGGAAGATGAGCATGGAAACAACCACTCAACGCACAAAACACGTAACAACTGCGTGTAACACGCGCTAGAATTCAGTAAGCACCGCAAAGCGCTGTGGGAACGCACGGCAGCGGGAGGAGGAACCTATCTAACTGGAGGGCTCGATGGAGCCGGGCTTCCGGGCAGCTGAGCTCAGCTGAGCCCCAGAGTATGCATGGACTCTGAAGTGCTGGGGGACACAGGCCTCGCTCAGGGAGCTGcggaaagaaaggaaatggggaGGCGGTGGGAGAGGACGCCGTAGCAGCCAGGGGCCCACAGCCCAGGGGCTGCCATTGTAGACTCCCGCTGCCCTGGCTGGTGCACAAGAAGACTTGAGGAACCTCAAAGCACAGCGCTCTGAAGACCCAAAAGACAGCGACAGGAGAACACAGTGGACACAGGATCTCCTTTAGAGCAGGGGCCACCTGCTGTTTTACACTATCTGCTGCCCCTGTCCCACCCCGGCTTCAGGATTATACCGTTGGGTCAGCAAGGACTCTGTCCCCTCTTCAGACACTAGGGGCTGACAGGTGGCGTGAACCTCAGGCTTGTTCTCAGGGTGAGGCGAGGACTTTCTAGTCCTCTGGTCCAGGCTGGTCACCTGTGTCCGCACAGCCGGGCCACCCCACGCTCACCTCGCAGTCTCACTACGTCAACTGGACCAGCACAGAGCTAGGTAAGCCGGGTGCAATTCATTGAAATTCTGTTTCTAGAATGGTTTTGGCAGGCTGATTTTCTTAGGACCTTTGtctgggttgaattgtgttcccctaaaaaagatatgttgaggTCCTAACCCCCAGACTtgtgagtgtgaccttatttggaaataggggctTTCTacaggtaatcaagttaaaaagacatcattagggtgggccctaatccagtatgaccggtgtccttataaaaaggggaaatttgaatgcagagacagacacacacacagggaagacaatatgaagacacagggagaagacggccatgtAACTGGAGTGATGGCTCTGTAAGCCAGGGaacgccaaggattgccagcaaatgccagaagccagaagaggcaaggaagtctTCTCCCCTAGAACCgtcagagggagcacggccctgtggacaccttgattttggacttctagaggccagacctctgagacaatacatttctgttgttttaagccacctggtgtgtggtattttgttctGGCAGCCACAGACAACTAGGAACACCTTGCTACCACGCATACGTGCAGCTCACTCTTGTAGAGCAAATCCTTTCTCCATGGACATCACAAATGCAAAATTCAGGGTTGTCCCTCCAGCacgaaagagaaagaaggagaggacagAAAACATCTGATCTCCAGACCGCCCTCTGGCTGTGCCATTCCAGGCAAACTGTCTAACTTTCTGGAGCCTCAGTGATACTAAGTGATACTCCTAAGTGATACTAACGTTCTAAACCACATATGACCGTGCTATGTTTTTCATGCTACTATATTGCAGAACTCCACAGCAGGCCTCAGGAAGCCATGACTGTTGTCCCTGTTTAACAGGTGTGTTAACTGAAGCTTAGCGAGTAACCTGCCTCACGTGCACCGAGGCCAGTTAACATCCAGGCTCTCAACCACCACGTCGTGAGGTGTGAGTTTTAGGGGCTGCAAAGGGTTTTCCTCTAGATTCACTTCCACTCCTTACTGCCAGCCCTGAGTACCTGTTCTTTCTTCAGCTGTGCTGCAGGCTGTGCAAACTTCTTCACTGGCCAATGACAGGGACTTTGGGGTTTTCGTCACCCAGGGGACACAGAGCAGAGCTGTGCTGGACAAGCTCTTTGCTGAGAGGCCCAGATGTggactctctctccccaccctcacctgaGTCCCGAGCCCCTGCGCCTGGCTCAGCCAGGGAGTAGCCCTCCCCATACCTCTCCCGCTACAACCCAGAGCCTTCCAGAGGAGCACGTGGGACCTCTGTGGATATTCTTCCAGCCCCAGTTGGAGCCCTGCACAAGGGCGCTCTGGGCGCCTTCCTGTAATTTCCACAGAGGCCCTGGCCCTGTGCCCACTGAGGGGCTCTTCTGTGTGCCTGCCCTCAGCAAGGCTCCGGTGCCAGCTCTGGAGGCAGGATGCTCCCACCCGTCAAATGGTCCCTCTCCATAAGTGCAGCTCTGCTGAAAGCACCAGCCCAGAGGGAAACCCATTGTCTGGAAGCAGTTGCAAGGCATCGGGCTGGTCCAGAGAGATGGACGGGGAAAGAAGGCCAGGTCTGGAGCCCGAAACCAGGCCTCCTCCTGGATCTGCCACCAACCAGCTGACAGGTCCTGTCTGGACTCCAGTTCCCTCCTCTTTTAAAAGAGGGTGGAGGGACTTGAGGCTGTCGGGGACCTCTCCCCTGTCGGAGACCTCCTAAATGCTTCCTGCAGTGATACCCACTCCattctcccaccaccacccaaacCCACCCGAACCTTCTGTGCTCCACCAGAGGCACTGATCAGCAATGAAAAAGCTGCATAAGGAGAAAGGCAAaattaagatcaggaaaagataAATGCCTACCTGGAGAGCCCTGTCGCCTAGGGAAAGACCTGGTTGATGCATGAAAACTGAGAAGCACACACGGGCGTGTACTGGGGGGTGTGCTTTGGGGTACGTGTGTGTGCTTGGGCTGAGGACATAGGGTCTGGGCAGCTGCTAGAGGCTCACCACTGCCCGTGAGAGGGATGGGCATTGCAGTCACTGGCTCACCGGGCCTCTCGGGCCGTCACTTCCCCTCCAAGGCCAGGCTTGTCTGCAGCAGGTAGGTAAGGCCCGGCTCTCAGGCTTTACCCACATGCAGCAGCAGACAGAGTGCCATGAGGGGTCCGCAGCTGACCGCTGACCCACCCAGGCCGCAGCCCTCGGGGGCGGGAGCTCCAGGCCAGTCCCCATCTCGGCTCCATAGTCCCTCCATGCGTGGGACCTTTTCCTCCCTATCCTAAGGTCCCCGTACCTTTGAGGCTGTGAGATCAGAGTGGGAGTAAACGGTCTTCCTGAGGCTGTTGAAGAGCCCTGCCAGGGTGGCTCGGTGGCGGGCCTGGGACAGGCGTCTGCGGGCCACCCGCGGCTCGACCTTCTGCAGCTGTGCCAGGGACCAGGGCATTGCTCTGCCGCTGGGGTTATTGTCTTCTCCAGAGGTCTCCATGAGAAGCTGCAACGTACCAGGCTTTGTTTGGCCCTAAATAATaaagatacaacattaaagaaaaaggaaagtggattgaagcagaaagaaagggaaacaacTCCCAAGTAAAAGGTCCCAAACCAATGAGTCTAATCGATGACAGATACACAATAAATaacagatgatacaaaatctGTTATTGAAGCTCGACTCCTAAAACACAAGGTGCTCATATCTGACTTACAGTTGAAGGGCACAGCTGCTTTACACCAGGAAGTTTCCAGGACCTTGCAGGTACTCACCAGACACTTGTTAATTGACCACAGTGGCCAAGGAGAGCAAGCCGTACCCTGAGATCGCATTCTTTACAGTCTGTCAGAGGTGGAACAAGTATGTGTCCCACCCTTGGAGGTCTTTCCTACTGTGAGAAGGCACCCCTCTTTGAGTTGGGAAGTAGTTACACAGGTGTATGTATTATATGAAAAGAATCCATCAAGGTGTATTCTTTAGATTCGTGAACTTTTCCGCATGTATACTGTacctaaaaaagaagagaacgCACTCTTCTACATGTGAAAGCAAAAAGGTACGTGACGGCAGAGAATTGGAAGCTGGGTTGCCTTGAACTGCTTCCAGTGGGTTCTGAAAATGATCATTATGTTGTCCTTGGTCACATCTAACTTTACAAATCAGGAGCCCTTCTCTAAGATAGGCGGTTCTAAGGCTGATAATGTAACGATTTTAATAAAAGATTGAGCCATGGATGGCTCTGCCAGCAATTTGAACAGGGGGCTGCATTGTCATCACCTCTATACTCGCAGGAGGTACTCAGCACTGGGGTTTGAGTGAATTAGGATGGGAGTTCTCCGCGGGGTCCACTCTCCCCTGAGCACAGTTCTGCTGGGCAGAGACAATGCATGACCTGGGTCGGTTTTGATGCATGTCAGCCACCTGGCGAGACTGATGAAAATACACACGCCCAGGCCCTGCCTCAGAAACACTGGATGTGCATCTCCCGGGGTGGCCCAGGTGTCTGTGTAGGTGACACGCtgcccagatgattctgatgcttTCCCGGTTGAGCCACCACTGGGGCACAGACAAGCAGCCCCTCTCTCAAAGCACCTCAGCTGACAGCAGCTGGGAGCAAAATCTCCTTCGAAGAGGGAATATCAGGGAAGGAGGTGGAAGAAAGCTTTCTCACTAAGTTCTAGGGGGAGAACTGGCCACAGAGACCACGAACCCAATGAAGTAATGTgggattttaaaatgtcttttaggtCAGACAGCAAGTCTCCTGTCACCAATGTGGTCTTCACTAGGGTGTCCACTTTGCCTCGGTCTGCTTCTCAGAACAGTGGTGGGAAGATGGTAAGTAGGTGCCCTTTTTGTTGCCTGCGCTGGTCGCTTTCAGCTCCTGTAACATTCATTCCCAGGAGTTATGCCATCGGTGTGGGGAGGACAGCCACAGAATCACAAAGGCCCATCCAGCCCGAGGGCTAGGTTACATCAGAGGCCACACTTTTATAGTCTCCCATTTCCAGACATCAACAAATCTTTAATAGGGAGCAAAGTAAAACAGTGAAGGTTTTGAACTACCtacagaaaaacaagaaactttTGAACCAAAGAACATAGGTCTTCTTTACCTGtttaaattaaagagaaatgCATGTGCGTGGACACCAGGGAATTTAGGTCGacaaatggaggaaaaaataccAGGATCCTCCCAGCATCTCAAATTTTCTAGTAGTCTCGGAACATGAATACCAAAGGCCTTTGGGCTTGTGGGGCGTCTGGAGCTCTCCCAGTGCCCATGCTGATAATTTGGGTTTCCTCCCAGGCTTCTACCCAAACACATTCCTCAGGAAATATCTGGATGGCTATGGGGACTGCTGAGTCACTGAATAAGGGTGCagccctctgcctctcccatAGCCGGCAGACACTCCCGTTACTTGCTGCCTCTGAGGGCAGCCTTCTCTGCCTGCCGCTGGGGTGAGGATGGTACCAGAGCATCTGCCCAGCTGCCGGGTGCTGTGGCCTCCATCTCAGCCTGCCTGCCTCGGGCGCCCCAGGTCAGGAGCTGGGAGATGGGAACACCGCAGTAAAAGATGGGAGATGATCCTTCCATTCTGCTTTCAGTGGGGAATCAAGCCAAGGATCTAATCAAGATGTTAACCTTCATTAGACCTTGTGCAATTTTAAATATCCTAGTCCTAGATGCTCCATCGTGCTCTCCACTAGGGATGCTTTGCTATGATCCCCCAAAGCCATTCTTTCCAAGTTATCTTTATTGACTTGCACTGTGGACCCAGCAGGAGCTTAGGTGGATATTTTTCAGACAGAGCCTCTTGTTACAATAATACGGTTGGATCTGTCCCATCCGCATCTGTGATCTGTGTGAAGGGGTGCTCGCCCAGGACAAGTACCACAGAAGTCATGTTCTTGGAtgcgggaggggagggcaggaccCTCCTCCGCCTTCTTGCAAGCTTGGCTCTTTTGCTAGGAATGGGGGAATTAACGGTAAAAATGAGATCAATAAGTGATCTTTTatttcaaaacagaacaaaacaagaacaaacctTTTCTCCTAAAGGTCCTACGCAGATACAAAGTGTGTTAAGGAAACTGTCCCCAGCAGTAGACGTTACTGCCCTGCCCACCAACCCCTATTCTATGGCCCATTCTCTTTCCTCCTACCGAGaatgcctccctgcccccagtttCTACCTCTCTAGAGTCAGCTTGTCCTTCAGTTCCCAGTTTAAGTCCCAATTTCTCTGAGAAGTTTTTCAGCCCCAGTCCACACAGATTTCTCATTTCAATCTTGTTTTGCCAACAAATCGGTACGATCCTTCATCAGGATCCATGTATCCAGCATCTAAAGTGTCCTTCCTGGGGTGCATCAGAATAGGAGTAAGACAGGATAGCCTTAAGAGAAAACACTGGGGGCAGGAAATAATAGCGAGTTCAACCCTGACCCAAAAGGCCTCTCTGGATCCTAAGCATTTACAGTCTCATGAATTCAGCTCTTGACAAGGTTCACAGTGAGAAGCACATATttgagaagctgaaaaagaaaaagcctttgaaGGTGATCCTGGCCCATTGCCATGTGAGACAGGTGGGGAGGGATTCTACAGGGGCAAGAACCTGGGTATCCTATTCTGGCTCAGGAAACGGGGCATGTTTGGAGGGTGAGTGAATTTCCGGGCATCTGAAAGGTTTAAGAATTGGGGGAACTCAGTACGGGGATAGTAGGTGGAAGGAAGCTAGTCCTACAAATCCGTGGTGGGTAGGATGATGCAGGGATGCTCCCAGAGATGGTGCCCGGCCAATGAGATGAACCAGTGTGGGAAAAGGCAGGATGGATTATAGATTGGCTCAAGACCTGGGTTGTAACTCTTTGTTAACCAGCAACGTGACTTTTTATGAGCCAAGAAACCTGAAATCTTAATTTCTTTATCTGGATAAAGGAGGTGAAAAAGTCCTTAACTAGATTATAGTTTAAACTTTCCACCCCTGGAAGGTCATTGTCACAATTCTGTGACTATCTGGAACAAGGGCAAGTAGCACAAGCCGCTCATTTTCCAACAGAAGTGGAGGAAGGAGCATACAACAGCATGGGACGCTGCATGTGAAGGAATTCTGGGGACTGCCGCTCCGTAAACAAATGTTTACTGGGCACTTTATGCAAAGCCCATTCATTCTGAGGGAAACTGGGGCCAAAAATAATATTAGGCATTTCAGAATGGCCATAACTCTGAtatcttttcctttctaaaaactTTTTACTGTGCTCAGTTCTGTTCATTAGATCAGCCTGCTAAGCGTAACCTTCAGTCTCACAAAGTTAGAAGACAGCTTCATTGATGCATTCTTCTAAAAAGGCATTTTGTGAAGGTTCATACTATCATGCCATAATTTTTATCAACTCTCATGTATAAAGC contains:
- the STRA8 gene encoding stimulated by retinoic acid gene 8 protein homolog isoform X1 — its product is METSGEDNNPSGRAMPWSLAQLQKVEPRVARRRLSQARHRATLAGLFNSLRKTVYSHSDLTASKWQVLNKAKNRIQELEQTLDTLLKLKESFNLEDGNVNSLEEVKEEYASMHSRNPSLVLNTVHQKGSDSWRPIEAVGKEVEEEEEEEDDDEEEEDDEAEEEKAEEKNAELFNSSVTLLPDLLEFERYLNFYKQTMDLLTENGIVSSQEVTLPIMSAAISHLWQTLSEERKASLQHAWAQKHSGLLGFAGACQEPACAEGSVKDSGVESQGASCSLFSTPEEILFEDAFDVASFLDKSEVPSTSSSSSVLAVCNPQNPEDKFQLYLQIVNFFKGLCCVDTQFKQEPDLSFDDETVMLRCTETFDDEDL
- the STRA8 gene encoding stimulated by retinoic acid gene 8 protein homolog isoform X2 is translated as METSGEDNNPSGRAMPWSLAQLQKVEPRVARRRLSQARHRATLAGLFNSLRKTVYSHSDLTASKWQVLNKAKNRIQELEQTLDTLLKLKESFNLEDGNVNSLEEVKEEYASMHSRNPSFPLGGDRPWYLNFYKQTMDLLTENGIVSSQEVTLPIMSAAISHLWQTLSEERKASLQHAWAQKHSGLLGFAGACQEPACAEGSVKDSGVESQGASCSLFSTPEEILFEDAFDVASFLDKSEVPSTSSSSSVLAVCNPQNPEDKFQLYLQIVNFFKGLCCVDTQFKQEPDLSFDDETVMLRCTETFDDEDL